ATTCGATTAGATTATAATATAAATCCAAATTTGACCATTCAATATTATGGACAGCCTTTTATTTCCAGAGGAAGATATAATGCTTTCAATAAAGTCATAAATCCTACAGCACTTTATTATAGCGATCGGGTAAGTTTGTTTGACTCCGATCAAATTCATTTTGATGCGCTAAAAAATAATTATCAAATCGATGAAGACACAAATGGAGTTACAGACTACAGTATTCAAAATCCGGATTTTGCTTTTGTACAATTTAGATCTAACTTAGTTGCACGTTGGGAATATATTCCGGGATCAGAAGTTTTTCTGGTTTGGTCACAAGGAATAACATCAAACGGAAATTCTAATGAAAATTTAGTTACAGAACTCAATTCTCAGATTTTAGGACGAAAACCTACTAATACTTTTTTGATAAAAATTACGTACCGTTTTATGCTTTAGTAAAAAACAAACCATTACTTTGGTTCCCTCCTTTTCAAACTAAAAGTGCTTTATTTTGACATTGCACTTTATTATCCCTTAAAAAGCTTCTTATACTTTCGTCACGTGAGTTACATTTTTTTCTATAAATGTTATTAATTCTTTCATATTTCTGGCTTCAGCATCTTTGTTTGAAATTGAAATAATATATCCATTTCTCTCTTTAACATATAGAAAAAAGAAATCTTTAGTTAAAATGGCTTTTTCAATTTTATTCCACTTATGCTTAAAACTGCCCAAAGGTGAATGGACATAAATAAAGGAACTTGTAAAATTGAATCGGTATTTGTGAATTAAATTCCTTGATTTTAAAAGCTTATCTGTTGCTCTAAATATGATTTTACAAATTGAATTAACGATAGAATGCTGAATCATTAAAAAAAATATAATAAGAGCTAAACTTCTTATTATCCATTCAATTAAATCATTATCGTTTTCTAAATTAACAAAAATCAACAGGAATAAAACAATACAAAACATAACCAGCATTCTTTCTTTAAAAAGATGCTTAAAATACATCTTATTTAATTTTTGAATTTCAGATAAACTTAATTCAAATTCTAACGATAAGGCAGAAGTATTCATTTTCATTTGCATAAAAATCCTGATTGTGTTTGTTTTTGTATTCTGAAACAAAATTATTTTAAAGAGAAACTTTTTAGTTCCCAACAACGACAAAATATTAGCAGAATAAGACATTTTTAATTCTAATAAAAAAATTAAAAATGTAAGAAACAAATTCTTGTTTTTTCTTGCGATTTAATCTTAAAAAGAATTCAAAAAACCACCTATAATACGTCAAAAAAACAACACAATAAGACACAAAACAAGCATCTATTTATTTTATTTTAAAATAGTTAATCTATAACTTTTCTTTAAGACGCATAGCTCAATTATTTAATTATTTTTGAGCGGAATTTAAAATCGACACAAACAATTTCTTACAATGAAACCCGAAAAAACAAAAGAGAAGCTAAAAAGAGCGTGTTAAAGAATTAACCTGTCTTTACGAAATTTCAAAAATTATATCGCAATCAAATTCTATAGAAAAGGAGGTCCTGGAAAAAATCACTGTGATCATTAAAAATGCATGGCAATTTAATGACGATGCAATTGTCGAAATCCAGATCTTAGAGTACCATTTTACAACTTCCTTATTATCTCAAAACACCATATTTCAAAGCTGTTCCATAAACATTCCGGATACAAAACCCGGAAGCATCAAAGTTCATTACCCGCAGAATAAATATGAGTTTGATTCATTTCTCGAAGACGAACAAAAACTATTGAATATGATTGCAATAGAAATTGGAAATTATATTGAAAAGTATCAGACTTTAGATAAAAAAAACTCTTTAAGCAGAACGATCGAAAGAATTGACCGATTATCTACCCTTGGTGAAATGACTGCCGGAATTGCTCATGAACTCAATAATCCGTTAAGCAATATTTTAGGATATGCTGAACTCATAAAACTCAACAATACCGATCCGGAAATTGATTCTGACATTACTACAATAATCAAATCGGCAATTTACACCCGCGAAATAGTAAAGAAATTAATGTTCTTTTCCTGCGAAATTCCTCATCAGTCTAAACAAGAAGACATTAAGCCTATTGTAATATTTGCATCGTCATTTTTAAAGCAAAATTTTCAAAAAAAAGAAATTAAAAGTGAATTGGTAATTAAAAACTGTTCCATAACCGCAAAAATAGATGCTGTTCAAATCACACAGGTTCTTTTTAATTTACTCATAAATGCCATACATGCCTCACCACAAAAAAGCACTATAAAAACAATTGTTGAGGATGACGCTGAAAGTCTGTTTATTACTATCGAGGATCAGGGTCACGGCATACCGGATGCTATTAAACAAAAAATATTTGAACCATTTTTCACTACAAAAACCAATACAAGCGGCTTAGGTTTGGGATTAAGCGTCGTTCATGGAATTGTTAAAACTCATAACGGAGAAATAATAGTTAAAGATAACGAACCATTGGGTACAATTTTTATAATAAAACTTCCCCTAAGTTAATTAAAAATGAATTTAAGAAAAGATAGCAAAATCAAGCAAAAAAAAAATCCAAATCCCAATTTTTAAGTTGGAATTTGGAATTTTAAATATTATTAAATTTCTACTGTAAGTTAATCTAAAATAAAACTCACACTAACATTTGCAGTAACTTCGATTTCTCCAATTGCTAAAGTTTCGTTTGAAGCTCCTGCTGAATCCATCGCCATAGATTTCATAGAAGCATACATTGGTTGTGGATGATAGACCTGAGTATTATCAGAAATAGTATAAGCTTTACCAACTTTTTGCCCTAAAACTGAAACATAATCTTCTGCTTTTGATTTAGCATCTTTTATTGCCAATTTTCTAGCTTCTGTCTCCAATTGAACTAATTTAGAGGTTTCAAAAGAAACTCTGTCGATACGGTTAATTCCTTGTTGAACCAAACCTTCCATTAATTCATCATATTTAGATAAATCTTTCAAAATAATTTCTACCGTTTGAGTAGCATTGTAGCTAGTTTTCTTTTTCTCATAATCATATTGCGGATTAAGAGCAACTTGCTTCGTTTTGAAATCTGCTGTTGGAACATTCATTTTTTTAATGAATTTTAAAACAGCATCCATTTTTTCGTCATTTTCCTTTTTGACATCTTTAGCATTATTCCCTTTTGTTTCAACAGTTGCTGAAATACAAACCTGATCAGGTGCTACTTTTACTTTTCCTTCCCCATTTACGTTGATTTGAGGAATTTGTTTGGTTTCTTGTGCGTAAGACATAGTCATAAACATGATTGTTAAAAATAATACTACTTTCTTCATTTTTGTTATATTTAAGTTATTTGAGAATGACTTTTCAAAAGTTGTGCCACTATTACAATTTTCCCAATTTTGCCATTACGAAAAGTATAAAAATAGGAATCGCCAATAAAACAACCATTAAAGTATGATCAACAAATAATGAAGGTTCTTTTAACAAGGTTATCACATAACCACCAATAGCACCTCCAAAATGCGCCGTGTGACCAATATTATCATTTTTAGCACGCATTCCATAAATCGAATACAATAAATATAAAATTCCGAATAAATATGCCGGTATTGGTATCACAAAGAAAATTCCCAACATCATATCAGGCTGCAGCAATATAGCCGAATATAAAACTCCTGTAACAGCTCCTGAAGCTCCAACTGCTCTATAACTATAATCGTTTTTATGAAATAACATGGTAAGCAAACTTCCAAAAATTAAGCTTCCAAAATAAACCAGAACAAAAGAAAAAGTCCCCAACCATTGTATTACAACCGGTGCAAAAAACCAAAGTGTCAGCATATTAAATATCAAGTGCATCATATCTACATGCAAAAACCCCGATGAAAGCATTCTGATTTGTTCTCCTGAACGAATACTTCCTACATGAAATTCATATTTTCTAAAAAAAGAAAGATCATTAAAACCTTTGTAACTAATCAAAACATTGGCAACTATAATTCCAATTAAAATGGTATTCATAAAAAACATTTATTGTGAATGGTAAATATAGTCATTCTTAAACATATGTTAGTGCCAAACCAAAATATCACTGGTTATTCATTTTTACTCTATATTTGCAAAAAAAAAAGTTACATGCAATTTCTCGTTTATATATTGGCCTACCCTTTTCTTTGGCTTATCTCTATACTACCGTTTCGATTGTTTTATTGGTTCTCTGATTTCATATACTTTCTTGTTTATCACATTGTGGGGTATCGCAAAAAAGTAGTCCGTGAAAACTTAGCACTCACTTTGCCGCACTTAAATGATGCTGAACGAAAAGAGATCGAAAAGAAATTCTATCAACATATGTGTGATATGTTCTTGGAGATGATCAAAACCATGAGTATTTCGCCAGAGGAAATGGAAAGAAGGTTTGCAATTACCAATATGGATCTTTTTCATGAATATGAAAAAAGAGGTAAAAGTGTAATTTTAGTCGCGTCACATTATGCGAGCTGGGAATGGCTTTTGACTCTTAACAAAAGAATGTTGTTTAACGGTGTGGCTGTTTACAAAAAAATCGCAAATCCATACTTTGATAAATTAGTTCGAAGAATACGTTCTAAATACGATGCCGAATTGGTTGAGACCAGAAAAGCGATTCCGTTGATG
The sequence above is drawn from the uncultured Flavobacterium sp. genome and encodes:
- a CDS encoding YcxB family protein yields the protein MNTSALSLEFELSLSEIQKLNKMYFKHLFKERMLVMFCIVLFLLIFVNLENDNDLIEWIIRSLALIIFFLMIQHSIVNSICKIIFRATDKLLKSRNLIHKYRFNFTSSFIYVHSPLGSFKHKWNKIEKAILTKDFFFLYVKERNGYIISISNKDAEARNMKELITFIEKNVTHVTKV
- a CDS encoding HAMP domain-containing sensor histidine kinase, with the protein product MIIKNAWQFNDDAIVEIQILEYHFTTSLLSQNTIFQSCSINIPDTKPGSIKVHYPQNKYEFDSFLEDEQKLLNMIAIEIGNYIEKYQTLDKKNSLSRTIERIDRLSTLGEMTAGIAHELNNPLSNILGYAELIKLNNTDPEIDSDITTIIKSAIYTREIVKKLMFFSCEIPHQSKQEDIKPIVIFASSFLKQNFQKKEIKSELVIKNCSITAKIDAVQITQVLFNLLINAIHASPQKSTIKTIVEDDAESLFITIEDQGHGIPDAIKQKIFEPFFTTKTNTSGLGLGLSVVHGIVKTHNGEIIVKDNEPLGTIFIIKLPLS
- a CDS encoding SIMPL domain-containing protein (The SIMPL domain is named for its presence in mouse protein SIMPL (signalling molecule that associates with mouse pelle-like kinase). Bacterial member BP26, from Brucella, was shown to assemble into a channel-like structure, while YggE from E. coli has been associated with resistance to oxidative stress.) — encoded protein: MKKVVLFLTIMFMTMSYAQETKQIPQINVNGEGKVKVAPDQVCISATVETKGNNAKDVKKENDEKMDAVLKFIKKMNVPTADFKTKQVALNPQYDYEKKKTSYNATQTVEIILKDLSKYDELMEGLVQQGINRIDRVSFETSKLVQLETEARKLAIKDAKSKAEDYVSVLGQKVGKAYTISDNTQVYHPQPMYASMKSMAMDSAGASNETLAIGEIEVTANVSVSFILD
- a CDS encoding rhomboid family intramembrane serine protease; translated protein: MNTILIGIIVANVLISYKGFNDLSFFRKYEFHVGSIRSGEQIRMLSSGFLHVDMMHLIFNMLTLWFFAPVVIQWLGTFSFVLVYFGSLIFGSLLTMLFHKNDYSYRAVGASGAVTGVLYSAILLQPDMMLGIFFVIPIPAYLFGILYLLYSIYGMRAKNDNIGHTAHFGGAIGGYVITLLKEPSLFVDHTLMVVLLAIPIFILFVMAKLGKL
- a CDS encoding lysophospholipid acyltransferase family protein — its product is MQFLVYILAYPFLWLISILPFRLFYWFSDFIYFLVYHIVGYRKKVVRENLALTLPHLNDAERKEIEKKFYQHMCDMFLEMIKTMSISPEEMERRFAITNMDLFHEYEKRGKSVILVASHYASWEWLLTLNKRMLFNGVAVYKKIANPYFDKLVRRIRSKYDAELVETRKAIPLMAQNQRKGILSLYGLASDQSPKLDRIFHSMKFMGIEVPVHTGAEMLAKKYDLSVIFIKVKKIGRGYYESTIVPIADNPKEYDNFDITEKYLREVEKQILEAPEYYLWTHKRWKHRVQ